A genomic region of Candidatus Omnitrophota bacterium contains the following coding sequences:
- the prfA gene encoding peptide chain release factor 1, protein MNAAIIKKFIQLEERFVDIEKELTLPETINDKIKYQNLSKELSKLSYTIGRFREYKRINEELNNLQSVLRTDDAEIKEIAEKEYKELEGKKINLEEELETIFLEEEDPNAGRDIIVEIRAGTGGKEASLFVADLYRMYTKFVSRCGLRYEHIDSHPTELGGFKEIIFSVQGQNAYSMFKFESGVHRVQRIPVTESSGRIHTSAVSVVVMPEPEDVEVEIDPKDIRIDVYRSSGPGGQSVNTTDSAVRITHLPTNIVVTCQDERSQIKNRAKAMRVLKARLLDFKIRERKDKIDQTRKNFIGTGDRSEKIRTYNFPQRRVTDHRINFTLYKLEEVLEGDLMELIQSLQKAEREEKLKHRLADISSNTSDKDFIK, encoded by the coding sequence ATGAACGCTGCAATTATCAAAAAATTCATTCAACTGGAAGAGAGATTTGTTGATATTGAAAAAGAATTAACCTTACCCGAGACGATAAATGATAAGATAAAATATCAAAACCTTTCTAAAGAGTTGAGTAAGCTTTCTTATACAATTGGTAGATTCCGTGAATATAAACGTATAAACGAAGAATTGAATAACTTGCAATCTGTTCTCAGAACCGATGATGCAGAGATTAAGGAAATTGCCGAGAAAGAATACAAAGAATTGGAAGGAAAAAAGATAAACTTAGAAGAGGAACTGGAAACTATTTTCTTAGAAGAAGAAGATCCTAATGCCGGTAGAGATATTATTGTAGAGATACGCGCAGGGACAGGGGGGAAGGAAGCATCGCTATTTGTCGCAGATTTATACAGGATGTATACCAAATTTGTCAGCCGTTGTGGCTTAAGATACGAGCATATAGACTCTCATCCTACTGAATTGGGTGGATTTAAAGAAATTATCTTTTCTGTACAGGGACAGAATGCATACAGTATGTTTAAATTTGAATCGGGTGTGCACCGTGTCCAACGAATTCCAGTTACAGAATCTTCAGGACGCATTCATACCTCAGCAGTTTCCGTGGTGGTGATGCCAGAACCGGAAGATGTAGAAGTAGAGATAGACCCTAAGGATATTCGCATCGATGTGTATCGTTCTTCAGGTCCGGGTGGACAATCTGTAAATACTACAGATTCCGCAGTAAGAATTACGCATTTACCTACTAATATTGTGGTTACCTGTCAAGATGAACGTTCACAGATAAAGAACAGAGCGAAAGCGATGCGTGTGCTTAAGGCAAGGCTTCTTGACTTTAAGATAAGAGAGAGGAAGGATAAAATAGACCAAACGCGAAAGAATTTTATTGGCACAGGGGATCGGAGTGAGAAGATAAGAACTTATAACTTTCCTCAACGAAGAGTCACTGACCACAGGATAAATTTTACTCTTTATAAACTAGAAGAAGTTCTCGAGGGTGACCTTATGGAATTGATTCAATCTTTACAAAAAGCAGAGAGAGAAGAGAAATTGAAGCATAGATTAGCGGATATATCATCAAACACAAGTGATAAAGATTTCATAAAATGA
- the prmC gene encoding peptide chain release factor N(5)-glutamine methyltransferase — translation MTAVITHKDDTVLECINWATKYLDSNDVENPRRNAEEIFSFISKKDRLQIYLEREYKLKEDVKKEFLHFIKIRAKEKYPLQYITGNTEFYGLNFIVFPGVFIPRCDTEILVEAVIKIVEFSQKRILRLLDIGTGSGCISISLAKKISNVWITATDISLEALEVAKSNALFNNVSEKIEFIQSDIFDNLRFSYSCYDIIVSNPPYIPTSEINCLQEEVKFEPRIALDGGENGLFYIRKIISESPHYLSPDGILIMEIGAGQKKEVEKIFSHSEFTQLDFIKDLRGIERVVVLYRGRTNSIKTNGQNN, via the coding sequence ATGACCGCAGTTATTACTCATAAAGATGATACAGTGTTAGAGTGTATAAACTGGGCTACAAAGTATTTAGATAGTAATGATGTAGAAAATCCTCGGCGTAATGCAGAGGAGATTTTTTCATTTATTTCCAAAAAAGACCGCCTGCAAATATATTTGGAAAGAGAATACAAATTAAAGGAAGATGTTAAAAAAGAGTTTTTGCATTTTATAAAAATACGGGCAAAAGAAAAATATCCTCTTCAGTATATTACTGGAAACACAGAGTTCTACGGCTTGAACTTTATAGTTTTTCCAGGGGTTTTTATTCCTCGTTGTGATACAGAAATACTCGTTGAGGCGGTAATAAAAATTGTTGAATTTTCTCAAAAAAGAATTTTAAGGTTATTAGACATCGGAACGGGATCAGGGTGTATTTCTATCTCTTTAGCAAAAAAAATATCTAATGTTTGGATAACCGCTACCGACATTTCCTTAGAGGCATTAGAGGTGGCAAAATCTAACGCTTTGTTTAATAATGTTTCTGAAAAAATTGAATTTATTCAGAGCGACATCTTTGATAATCTACGATTTTCTTATTCCTGTTACGACATTATTGTTTCCAATCCACCATATATCCCGACATCTGAAATCAACTGTTTGCAAGAAGAGGTAAAATTTGAACCTCGGATTGCTCTTGACGGTGGAGAGAACGGGCTTTTTTATATCAGAAAAATTATCAGCGAGTCACCTCATTATCTATCTCCCGATGGTATTTTGATTATGGAGATTGGTGCGGGACAGAAGAAAGAAGTAGAAAAGATATTTTCTCATTCTGAGTTTACCCAATTAGATTTTATTAAAGACCTTCGGGGAATAGAAAGAGTGGTTGTTTTATATCGAGGTAGAACAAATTCTATTAAGACCAATGGTCAAAACAATTAA
- the rpmE gene encoding 50S ribosomal protein L31, which translates to MKKGIHPEYKETTITCSCGEVIHTRSTKQNIRIEICSKCHPFFTGKQKLVDSAGRVERFQKKYGSSNK; encoded by the coding sequence ATGAAAAAAGGTATTCATCCGGAGTATAAAGAAACTACAATTACTTGCAGTTGTGGCGAAGTGATTCATACTCGGTCTACTAAACAAAACATCCGCATTGAAATCTGCAGTAAATGCCATCCCTTTTTTACGGGTAAACAGAAACTGGTTGATTCTGCAGGAAGAGTTGAGAGATTTCAGAAGAAATATGGTTCTTCGAACAAATGA